Proteins found in one Pseudomonas marvdashtae genomic segment:
- the flhF gene encoding flagellar biosynthesis protein FlhF, protein MQVKRFFAADMRQAMKLVRDELGAEAAIIGNRRIAGGVELTAALDYKLSALAPRVPNMELEDELRKTQSRIASAQAELSLRSSEGEGSAGTNRQLFAGQPLTAGLPLTAAEPLIEPALAEPRRPAPVQAAPAAGVDPRALDSMRFELNSLRELMEVQLGSLAWNQLQGSRPAQANLWRRLQRIGLSGPLSRDLLALINGIEEPRQAWRMLLAHLARMIATPEVEPLEEGGVIAMVGPAGMGKTTTLAKLAARYVLKYGAQSIALVSMDSFRIGAQEQLKTLGRILNVSVTHVDPGQSLAQALEPLMRKRVVLIDTAGLQASDPALRMQLESLAGRGIKSKNYLVLATTSQKQVLTAAYHSYKRCGLAGCILTKLDETASLGEVLSLAIGHELPVAYLTDGPRIPDDLHLPRRHQLVSRAVSVQMQEEPSEEAMADMFADIYHSPTKQVG, encoded by the coding sequence ATGCAAGTGAAGCGTTTTTTCGCCGCCGATATGCGTCAGGCCATGAAACTGGTTCGTGACGAGCTGGGCGCTGAAGCAGCCATCATCGGCAACCGTCGTATCGCCGGCGGTGTCGAGCTGACGGCGGCTCTGGATTACAAATTGTCGGCGCTGGCCCCGCGGGTTCCGAACATGGAACTCGAGGACGAGCTGCGCAAGACCCAGTCGCGCATCGCCAGCGCCCAGGCCGAGCTGAGCCTGCGCAGCAGCGAAGGCGAGGGCAGCGCGGGCACCAATCGCCAATTGTTCGCCGGTCAGCCATTGACGGCCGGCCTGCCGCTGACCGCTGCCGAACCGCTGATCGAGCCAGCCCTGGCCGAGCCGCGTCGTCCGGCACCGGTGCAGGCAGCGCCAGCGGCGGGTGTTGACCCACGTGCCCTGGACTCGATGCGTTTCGAACTCAACAGTTTGCGCGAGCTGATGGAAGTCCAGCTTGGCTCGCTGGCCTGGAACCAACTGCAAGGCAGCCGTCCGGCCCAGGCCAACCTGTGGCGTCGCCTGCAACGCATTGGCCTGTCCGGCCCGTTGTCGCGCGACCTGCTGGCGCTGATCAACGGCATCGAAGAGCCTCGCCAGGCCTGGCGCATGTTGCTTGCACACCTGGCGCGGATGATCGCCACGCCGGAAGTCGAGCCATTGGAGGAGGGCGGCGTCATCGCCATGGTCGGCCCTGCCGGCATGGGCAAGACCACCACCCTGGCCAAGCTTGCGGCTCGTTATGTACTCAAGTACGGCGCTCAGAGCATCGCGCTGGTGAGCATGGACAGTTTCCGCATCGGCGCCCAGGAACAACTCAAGACCCTGGGTCGGATCCTCAATGTGTCGGTGACCCATGTGGATCCGGGCCAATCCCTGGCCCAGGCGCTGGAGCCTTTGATGCGCAAGCGTGTCGTGCTGATCGACACCGCCGGCCTGCAAGCCAGCGATCCGGCCCTGCGCATGCAGCTCGAAAGCCTGGCCGGGCGTGGCATCAAGTCAAAAAATTATCTCGTGTTGGCAACCACCAGCCAGAAACAGGTTCTAACCGCCGCATACCACAGCTACAAACGCTGCGGGCTGGCCGGCTGCATCCTGACTAAACTGGACGAAACGGCAAGCCTGGGCGAGGTGTTGAGCCTGGCAATCGGTCATGAACTACCGGTGGCCTACCTGACCGACGGGCCGCGGATCCCGGATGATTTGCATCTGCCGCGCCGTCATCAACTGGTCAGTCGTGCCGTGAGTGTGCAAATGCAGGAAGAACCCAGCGAAGAAGCCATGGCTGACATGTTCGCTGATATCTACCACAGCCCGACCAAGCAGGTTGGCTGA
- the fliN gene encoding flagellar motor switch protein FliN, with protein sequence MADDMNTQDDQALADEWAAALEETGDAGQADIDALLAADTGNASNRLQMEEFGSVPKSNEQVTLDGPNLDVILDIPVSISMEVGSTDINIRNLLQLNQGSVIELDRLAGEPLDVLVNGTLIAHGEVVVVNEKFGIRLTDVISPSERIKKLR encoded by the coding sequence ATGGCTGACGATATGAATACCCAGGATGACCAGGCGCTGGCCGACGAATGGGCTGCCGCCCTGGAAGAAACCGGCGACGCCGGGCAGGCCGATATTGACGCGCTGCTGGCCGCCGATACCGGTAACGCTTCCAACCGTCTGCAGATGGAAGAGTTTGGCAGCGTGCCAAAAAGCAACGAGCAAGTGACCCTCGACGGGCCGAACCTGGACGTCATCCTCGACATTCCGGTGTCGATTTCCATGGAAGTGGGCAGCACCGATATCAACATTCGCAACCTGTTGCAGCTCAACCAGGGCTCGGTGATCGAGCTGGACCGCCTGGCCGGTGAGCCGTTGGACGTGCTGGTCAATGGGACGCTCATCGCCCATGGCGAAGTGGTGGTGGTCAACGAGAAGTTTGGCATTCGCCTGACGGACGTGATCAGCCCGAGCGAACGCATCAAGAAGCTGCGCTGA
- the fliA gene encoding RNA polymerase sigma factor FliA: MTASGYNHLYKKSARDAQYELIERYAPLVKRIAYHLLARLPASVQVEDLIQAGMIGLLEVSNKYDASKGASFETYAGIRIRGAMLDEVRKGDWAPRSVHRNTRMVSDAIRAIEAKTGRDAKDHEVAAELQLSLDDYYGILNDTLGSRLFSFDDLLQDGEHEGLHEDNASAHMEPSRDLEDERFQSALADAIANLPERERLVLALYYDEELNLKEIGEVLGVSESRVSQLHSQCAARLRGRLGEWRAR, from the coding sequence ATGACAGCCAGCGGTTACAACCATCTCTACAAAAAATCGGCACGGGACGCCCAGTACGAATTGATCGAGCGTTACGCGCCCCTGGTCAAGCGCATCGCCTATCACTTGCTGGCGCGCCTGCCGGCCAGCGTCCAGGTCGAAGACTTGATCCAGGCGGGCATGATCGGCTTGCTCGAAGTGTCGAACAAATACGACGCGAGCAAGGGCGCCAGTTTCGAGACCTATGCCGGTATCCGCATTCGCGGGGCGATGCTCGATGAAGTCCGCAAGGGCGACTGGGCGCCGCGTTCGGTGCATCGCAATACGCGTATGGTCAGTGACGCGATTCGCGCTATCGAAGCTAAAACCGGACGTGACGCTAAAGATCACGAGGTTGCGGCCGAACTCCAGTTGAGTCTCGATGATTATTACGGGATTTTGAACGATACCTTGGGCAGTCGCCTGTTCAGTTTCGACGACCTTTTGCAGGACGGCGAACACGAAGGGCTGCACGAGGATAACGCGAGTGCTCACATGGAGCCGTCGCGTGACCTGGAAGATGAACGTTTCCAGAGCGCGCTGGCGGATGCGATTGCCAATCTGCCGGAACGTGAGCGACTGGTCTTGGCGCTGTACTACGACGAAGAGCTGAACCTCAAGGAAATCGGTGAGGTCCTGGGGGTCAGCGAATCGCGGGTCAGCCAGTTACACAGCCAGTGCGCGGCCCGCTTGCGGGGGCGTTTGGGGGAGTGGCGAGCGCGCTGA
- the flhA gene encoding flagellar biosynthesis protein FlhA produces the protein MDRSQLLSNARSNVADLSRGNLGVPLLLLVMLAMMMLPVPPFLLDVFFTFNIALSIVVLLVCVYALRPLDFAVFPTILLVATLMRLALNVASTRVVMIHGHEGHEAAGKVIQAFGEVVIGGNYVVGIVVFAILMIINFVVVTKGAGRISEVSARFTLDAMPGKQMAIDADLNAGLIDQNQAKARRLDVAQEAEFYGSMDGASKFVRGDAIAGLLILFINLIGGMAVGIFQHGMTFGDAGKVYALLTIGDGLVAQLPSLLLSTAAAIMVTRASGSEDMGKQIGRQMFASPKALAVAAGLMAVMGIVPGMPHFSFLSMAAMAAGGAYLFWKKQNVQKVQALEEVKRQQELLPSPARAMETKELGWDDVTPIDMIGLEVGYRLIPLVDRNQGGQLLARIKGVRKKLSQDLGFLMPTVHIRDNLDLAPSAYRLTLMGVILAEAEIYPDRELAINPGQVYGSLNGITAKDPAFGLEAVWIEISQRAQAQSLGYTVVDASTVVATHLNQILYKHSSELIGHEEVQQLLQVLAKGSPKLAEELVPGVVSLSQLLKVLQALLAEQVPVRDIRSIAEAIANNASKSQDTAALVAAVRVGVSRAIVQSIVGTESELPVITLEPRLEQILLNSLQKAGQGSEEGVLLEPSMAEKLQRSLIDAAQRQEMQGQPVILLVAGPIRAMLSRFGRLAVPGLHVLAYQEIPDNKQVTIVATVGPNG, from the coding sequence GTGGATCGCTCTCAGTTACTCAGCAATGCGCGCAGCAACGTAGCAGACCTCAGCCGGGGTAATCTGGGCGTGCCGCTGTTGCTGCTGGTCATGCTCGCCATGATGATGCTGCCGGTCCCGCCGTTCCTGCTGGACGTGTTCTTTACGTTCAACATCGCTTTGTCGATCGTCGTGCTGCTGGTGTGCGTATACGCTTTGCGGCCGCTGGATTTCGCCGTCTTCCCGACCATTCTGCTGGTGGCCACGCTGATGCGGCTGGCGCTGAACGTAGCGTCGACGCGGGTTGTCATGATCCACGGCCACGAAGGTCACGAAGCCGCTGGTAAGGTGATCCAGGCTTTTGGCGAGGTGGTAATCGGCGGTAACTACGTGGTCGGTATCGTGGTTTTCGCGATCCTGATGATCATCAACTTCGTCGTGGTGACCAAGGGTGCCGGGCGGATTTCCGAGGTGAGTGCGCGTTTTACCCTCGATGCGATGCCCGGCAAGCAAATGGCGATCGACGCCGACCTCAACGCCGGCCTGATCGACCAGAACCAGGCCAAGGCCCGTCGTCTTGACGTGGCTCAGGAAGCCGAGTTCTACGGTTCCATGGACGGTGCCAGTAAATTTGTGCGCGGCGACGCCATTGCCGGTCTGTTGATTCTGTTCATCAATCTGATCGGCGGCATGGCCGTGGGTATTTTCCAACATGGCATGACCTTCGGTGACGCCGGCAAGGTTTACGCCTTGCTGACCATCGGTGACGGTTTGGTGGCGCAATTGCCATCACTGTTGTTATCCACAGCCGCCGCGATCATGGTGACCCGTGCTTCGGGCTCCGAAGACATGGGCAAGCAGATCGGCCGCCAGATGTTCGCTTCGCCCAAGGCCCTGGCCGTGGCCGCGGGCCTGATGGCAGTCATGGGGATCGTGCCGGGCATGCCGCACTTCTCCTTCCTGTCCATGGCTGCGATGGCGGCGGGTGGCGCCTACCTGTTCTGGAAGAAGCAGAATGTGCAAAAGGTCCAGGCGTTGGAAGAGGTCAAGCGCCAGCAGGAACTGCTGCCGTCGCCGGCCCGCGCCATGGAAACCAAGGAACTGGGCTGGGACGACGTGACGCCGATCGACATGATCGGCCTGGAAGTCGGCTATCGCCTGATTCCATTGGTCGACCGCAACCAGGGTGGTCAGTTGCTGGCGCGGATCAAGGGCGTGCGCAAGAAGCTGTCCCAGGACCTGGGCTTCCTGATGCCCACCGTGCACATCCGCGACAACCTCGACCTGGCGCCGAGCGCCTATCGCCTGACGCTCATGGGCGTGATCCTGGCCGAAGCCGAGATCTACCCGGACCGCGAGCTGGCGATCAACCCGGGGCAGGTCTACGGTTCGCTCAACGGCATTACCGCCAAGGATCCGGCTTTCGGCCTGGAAGCGGTGTGGATCGAAATCAGCCAGCGAGCCCAGGCCCAGTCCCTCGGTTATACCGTGGTGGACGCCAGCACCGTGGTCGCGACTCACTTGAACCAGATTTTGTACAAGCACTCCAGCGAGCTGATCGGCCACGAGGAAGTCCAGCAACTGCTGCAAGTACTGGCCAAAGGCTCACCGAAGTTGGCGGAAGAATTGGTGCCGGGCGTGGTTTCGCTGTCGCAATTGCTCAAGGTATTGCAAGCGCTGTTGGCCGAACAAGTCCCGGTGCGCGACATTCGCAGCATCGCCGAAGCGATCGCCAACAACGCTTCGAAGAGTCAAGATACCGCCGCCTTGGTCGCTGCGGTGCGGGTCGGCGTATCCCGTGCAATCGTCCAAAGCATTGTAGGCACTGAGTCTGAGCTGCCTGTGATCACTCTGGAGCCAAGGTTGGAACAGATATTGCTCAATAGTCTGCAGAAGGCAGGACAAGGCTCGGAAGAGGGTGTTCTGCTGGAGCCAAGCATGGCCGAGAAGCTGCAACGTTCGTTGATCGATGCGGCCCAACGGCAAGAGATGCAAGGCCAACCGGTGATCCTGCTGGTGGCCGGTCCGATTCGCGCGATGCTCTCGCGATTCGGGCGCCTCGCGGTCCCGGGGCTGCATGTGCTGGCGTACCAGGAAATACCGGACAACAAGCAAGTGACCATCGTTGCGACAGTAGGGCCCAACGGCTGA
- the fliP gene encoding flagellar type III secretion system pore protein FliP (The bacterial flagellar biogenesis protein FliP forms a type III secretion system (T3SS)-type pore required for flagellar assembly.), whose protein sequence is MPLRILLALALMLAAPLAFAADPLSIPAITLGTNAEGAQEYSVSLQILLIMTALSFIPAFVMLMTSFTRIIIVFSILRQALGLQQTPSNQILTGMALFLTMFIMAPVFDRVNKDALQPYLAETLSAQDAVSRAQVPIKDFMLAQTRSSDLELFMRLSKRTDILSPDQAPLTILVPAFVTSELKTAFQIGFMIFIPFLIIDLVVASILMAMGMMMLSPLIISLPFKIMLFVLVDGWALIIGTLAGSFGGV, encoded by the coding sequence ATGCCGTTGCGCATTCTGTTGGCGTTGGCCCTGATGCTGGCCGCGCCGTTGGCGTTTGCCGCCGACCCGCTGTCGATCCCGGCGATTACCTTGGGCACCAACGCCGAAGGGGCACAGGAATATTCGGTCAGCCTGCAGATCCTGCTGATCATGACCGCGCTGAGTTTCATCCCGGCGTTCGTCATGCTGATGACCAGTTTCACCCGGATCATCATTGTCTTCTCGATCCTGCGTCAGGCCCTGGGCCTGCAGCAGACGCCGTCGAACCAGATCCTCACCGGCATGGCGTTGTTCCTGACCATGTTCATCATGGCGCCGGTGTTCGACCGGGTGAACAAGGACGCGCTGCAACCCTACCTGGCGGAAACGCTCAGTGCCCAGGACGCCGTGTCCAGGGCTCAAGTGCCGATCAAGGACTTCATGCTCGCCCAGACTCGCAGCAGCGACCTGGAGCTGTTCATGCGCCTGTCCAAGCGCACCGACATCCTCAGTCCCGACCAGGCGCCGCTCACAATCCTGGTGCCGGCGTTCGTCACGTCCGAACTGAAGACGGCGTTCCAGATCGGCTTCATGATTTTCATCCCGTTCCTGATCATCGACCTGGTGGTCGCCAGTATCCTGATGGCCATGGGTATGATGATGCTGTCCCCACTGATCATTTCCCTACCGTTCAAGATCATGCTGTTCGTGCTGGTGGATGGCTGGGCCTTGATCATCGGCACCCTGGCGGGCAGTTTCGGCGGTGTTTAG
- the fliQ gene encoding flagellar biosynthesis protein FliQ, translating to MTPEVAVDLFREALWLTTVMVAILVIPSLLVGLLVAMFQAATQINEQTLSFLPRLLVMLVTLIVAGPWLVQTFMEYILQLYGSIPQLIG from the coding sequence ATGACACCTGAAGTAGCGGTAGACCTGTTCCGCGAAGCGCTCTGGCTGACCACGGTGATGGTTGCCATCCTGGTGATTCCCAGCCTGCTGGTGGGTTTGCTGGTGGCGATGTTCCAGGCCGCCACGCAGATCAACGAACAGACCCTGAGCTTCCTGCCGCGCCTGCTGGTGATGCTGGTGACGCTGATTGTCGCGGGCCCTTGGCTGGTGCAAACCTTCATGGAATACATCCTGCAGTTGTACGGCAGTATTCCGCAGTTGATCGGCTGA
- a CDS encoding chemotaxis response regulator CheY, which yields MKILIVDDFSTMRRIIKNLLRDLGFTNTVEADDGITAIPVLNSGSIDFLVTDWNMPGMTGIDLLRHVRADEKLKHLPVLMVTAEAKREQIIEAAQAGVNGYVVKPFTAQALKEKIEKIFERIG from the coding sequence ATGAAAATCCTCATCGTTGATGACTTCTCAACGATGCGGCGGATCATAAAAAACCTGTTGCGTGACCTCGGGTTCACCAACACGGTCGAGGCCGACGATGGCATCACTGCCATTCCCGTCCTCAACAGCGGGAGCATCGACTTTCTGGTGACTGACTGGAACATGCCTGGCATGACCGGTATCGACTTGCTGCGCCACGTGCGCGCCGACGAAAAACTCAAGCACCTTCCGGTGCTGATGGTGACTGCCGAAGCCAAGCGCGAGCAGATCATCGAAGCGGCCCAGGCCGGTGTAAACGGCTATGTGGTCAAACCCTTCACGGCCCAGGCGTTGAAAGAGAAGATCGAAAAAATCTTCGAACGCATCGGTTAA
- the fleN gene encoding flagellar synthesis regulator FleN, producing the protein MGSMHPVQVIAVTGGKGGVGKTNVSVNLSLALAELGRRVMLLDADLGLANVDVLLGLTPKRTLADVIEGRCELRDVLLQGPGGIRIVPAASGTQSMVHLTPAQHAGLIQAFSDIGDNLDVLVIDTAAGIGDSVVSFVRAAQEVLLVVCDEPTSITDAYALIKLLNRDYGMNRFRVLANMAQSPQEGRNLFAKLTKVTDRFLDVALQYVGAVPYDESVRKAVQKQRAVYEAFPRSKCALAFKAIAQKVDTWPLPANPRGHLEFFVERLVQQTAGPVL; encoded by the coding sequence ATGGGCAGCATGCATCCCGTACAGGTGATCGCGGTGACCGGCGGCAAAGGTGGCGTCGGGAAGACTAACGTGTCAGTGAACTTGTCCCTGGCTCTGGCAGAGCTTGGCCGACGGGTCATGCTGCTGGACGCCGACCTGGGCCTGGCAAACGTCGACGTGTTACTGGGGCTTACCCCCAAGCGCACGCTGGCGGACGTGATCGAAGGTCGCTGTGAACTGCGTGACGTGCTCCTGCAGGGGCCGGGCGGGATTCGCATCGTGCCGGCTGCCTCCGGCACCCAGAGCATGGTTCACCTGACCCCAGCCCAGCACGCGGGCCTGATCCAGGCTTTCAGCGACATCGGTGACAACCTCGATGTGCTGGTGATCGACACGGCCGCCGGCATCGGCGACTCGGTTGTCAGTTTCGTGCGCGCCGCCCAGGAGGTCCTGCTGGTGGTGTGCGACGAGCCGACGTCCATCACCGATGCCTACGCCCTGATCAAATTGCTTAACCGCGACTATGGCATGAACCGCTTCCGCGTCCTGGCCAACATGGCCCAGAGCCCGCAGGAAGGCCGGAACCTGTTCGCCAAGTTGACAAAGGTCACGGATCGCTTCCTGGACGTCGCCCTACAATACGTCGGCGCAGTGCCTTACGACGAAAGCGTACGCAAGGCTGTCCAGAAGCAACGTGCCGTTTATGAAGCCTTTCCACGTTCCAAATGCGCGCTGGCGTTCAAGGCGATCGCCCAGAAGGTCGATACCTGGCCACTGCCGGCCAACCCACGCGGGCATCTGGAATTTTTCGTCGAGCGTCTCGTGCAACAAACAGCAGGGCCCGTGTTATGA
- the fliR gene encoding flagellar biosynthetic protein FliR, with translation MSMLELTDTQISTWVASFILPLFRVAAVLMSMPVFGTTLVPTRVRLYLALAITVVIAPGLPPMPPVNALDLSALMLVAEQILIGALMGFSLQLFFQAFVVAGQIISIQMGMAFASMIDPTNGVNTAVIGQFLTMLVTLLFLAMNGHLVVFEVLTESFTTMPVGSAMLVNHFWDIAGKLGWVLGAAMLLVLPAITALLVVNIAFGVMTRAAPQLNIFSIGFPLTLVLGMVIFWVTLGDILNQYQPLATQALQLLRDMAQAR, from the coding sequence ATGTCGATGCTCGAGCTGACGGACACCCAGATCAGTACCTGGGTGGCGTCGTTCATCCTGCCGCTGTTTCGCGTCGCCGCGGTGCTGATGAGCATGCCGGTCTTCGGCACGACCCTGGTCCCGACTCGGGTGCGCTTGTATCTGGCCTTGGCGATCACGGTGGTCATTGCCCCGGGACTACCGCCGATGCCGCCCGTCAACGCCCTGGACCTCAGTGCGCTGATGCTGGTGGCCGAACAGATTCTCATCGGTGCCTTGATGGGCTTCTCGTTGCAGCTGTTCTTCCAGGCATTCGTGGTCGCCGGACAAATCATCTCGATCCAGATGGGCATGGCGTTCGCCTCCATGATCGATCCTACCAACGGCGTAAACACCGCGGTCATAGGGCAGTTCCTGACGATGCTGGTGACGCTGTTGTTCCTCGCCATGAACGGACATCTGGTGGTGTTCGAAGTGCTGACCGAGAGCTTCACGACGATGCCGGTGGGTAGCGCGATGCTGGTCAATCATTTCTGGGACATTGCCGGCAAACTCGGCTGGGTCCTCGGTGCGGCGATGCTGCTGGTATTGCCGGCGATCACCGCGCTGCTGGTGGTCAACATTGCCTTTGGCGTAATGACCCGGGCGGCACCGCAATTGAACATCTTTTCCATCGGTTTTCCGCTGACCCTCGTGCTGGGCATGGTGATTTTCTGGGTCACCCTGGGGGATATTCTCAACCAGTATCAGCCGCTGGCCACCCAGGCCTTGCAGCTGCTACGTGATATGGCACAGGCGCGCTGA
- the flhB gene encoding flagellar biosynthesis protein FlhB, which translates to MAESESGQDKTEDPTEKRKKESRDKGEVARSKELNTLAIMLAGAGGLLIYGGGLALDLLEIMRLNFSLPREVLLSPGAMTQYLLHSGKIAIISMQPILIFLLLAAFLGPISLGGWLFSGKTMAPKFSRMNPAAGLKRMFSTTAVMELLKALGKFLLILFVALTVLQADIDDLLRIAHEPLEQAIIHSVQLVGWSTLWMACGLILIAAIDVPIQLYQSKQKLMMTKQEVRDEYKDSEGKPEVKQRIRQLQREVSQRRMMAAIPDADVVITNPTHFAVALKYDPEKGNAPVLLAKGSDFLALKIREIAVANEVMLLESPALARSIYYSTELEQEIPGGLYLAVAQVLAYVYQIRQHRAGKGKRPEPLKDLPIPPDLRRDS; encoded by the coding sequence ATGGCTGAAAGCGAGAGTGGCCAGGACAAGACAGAAGACCCCACGGAGAAACGCAAGAAAGAGTCCAGGGACAAAGGCGAGGTCGCGCGTTCCAAGGAGCTCAACACACTTGCGATCATGCTCGCCGGCGCTGGCGGCTTGCTGATTTATGGCGGTGGGCTGGCTTTGGATTTGCTGGAAATCATGCGCCTGAACTTCTCTCTGCCCCGAGAAGTGCTACTGAGTCCTGGCGCGATGACGCAGTACCTGTTGCATTCGGGCAAGATCGCAATCATTTCGATGCAGCCGATTCTGATTTTCTTGCTGCTGGCGGCTTTTCTGGGGCCGATTTCCTTGGGGGGGTGGCTGTTTTCCGGCAAGACCATGGCCCCGAAATTCAGCCGGATGAACCCTGCGGCGGGCCTCAAACGCATGTTCTCCACCACGGCTGTGATGGAGCTGCTGAAGGCGCTTGGGAAGTTTCTGCTGATCCTGTTCGTCGCGCTGACGGTATTGCAGGCCGACATCGACGACCTGCTGCGTATCGCCCATGAGCCGCTGGAACAAGCGATTATCCACAGCGTGCAGCTAGTGGGCTGGAGCACCTTGTGGATGGCCTGCGGGTTGATTCTGATCGCCGCCATCGACGTGCCGATCCAGCTTTATCAAAGCAAGCAGAAGCTGATGATGACCAAGCAGGAGGTGCGCGACGAGTACAAGGACTCGGAGGGCAAGCCCGAGGTCAAGCAACGGATCCGTCAGTTGCAGCGCGAAGTGTCCCAGCGGCGAATGATGGCGGCCATCCCCGACGCCGACGTGGTCATCACCAACCCGACCCATTTCGCCGTGGCGCTCAAGTACGACCCCGAAAAAGGCAACGCACCGGTGTTGCTGGCCAAGGGCAGCGATTTCCTGGCGCTGAAGATCCGTGAGATCGCCGTGGCCAACGAAGTGATGCTGCTCGAATCTCCGGCGTTGGCGCGGTCGATCTACTACTCCACTGAGCTCGAGCAGGAAATCCCGGGTGGCCTGTATCTGGCCGTGGCCCAGGTGCTGGCCTACGTCTACCAGATTCGCCAGCACCGTGCGGGCAAGGGCAAGCGCCCCGAACCGCTCAAGGACCTGCCGATTCCGCCGGATCTGCGGCGTGATTCCTGA
- the fliO gene encoding flagellar biosynthetic protein FliO, with protein sequence MKGFLAAALMLPFSVLAAEPVATVAAAPAGGSGIAGQLAQLVLGLLLVLGLIFFLAWMLRRVQQAGPAGKGQVIDIISSRALGPRDRLVLVQVGNEQILLGLSPGTITALHVLKEPVQVPATEQATPEFAQRLMELLGKDQKDKK encoded by the coding sequence ATGAAAGGCTTTCTCGCCGCAGCCTTGATGCTGCCGTTCAGCGTGCTGGCGGCCGAACCGGTGGCCACGGTGGCCGCTGCGCCAGCGGGTGGCAGTGGTATCGCCGGACAATTGGCGCAATTGGTGTTGGGCCTGCTACTGGTGCTCGGATTGATTTTCTTCCTGGCCTGGATGCTGCGGCGCGTGCAACAGGCAGGGCCAGCCGGCAAAGGGCAGGTGATCGACATCATCAGCTCCCGCGCGCTCGGCCCGCGGGATCGACTGGTGCTGGTGCAGGTTGGCAACGAGCAGATCCTGCTCGGCCTGAGCCCCGGCACGATTACCGCCTTGCATGTCCTCAAGGAGCCGGTGCAGGTGCCCGCCACTGAGCAGGCTACCCCCGAATTTGCCCAGCGGCTCATGGAATTGCTGGGTAAAGACCAGAAGGATAAAAAGTAA
- a CDS encoding protein phosphatase CheZ: MDNESSMGDFESTLKKHARELVDSLEKGRFGDAVQMIHELNQTRDRGLYQEVGKLTRELHSAIVNFQIDPNMPQAEEVSQITDATERLGYVVKLTEAAANRTMDLVESATPLVNGLSDEAQALSTDWGRFMRREVGAEEFRELARRVDGFLTRSSTENRAVASNLNDILLAQDYQDLTGQVIKRVTQLVTEVESNLLKLVLMASQVDRFAGIEHDREAMLAEKDPQKHLSQGEGPQIHADKREDVVSGQDDVDDLLSSLGF; encoded by the coding sequence ATGGACAACGAATCTTCAATGGGTGATTTCGAATCGACCCTGAAAAAACATGCCCGCGAACTGGTCGACAGCCTTGAAAAGGGCCGCTTCGGTGATGCGGTTCAAATGATTCATGAGCTCAACCAGACCCGTGACCGAGGTCTGTACCAGGAAGTCGGCAAGCTCACCCGTGAACTGCACAGTGCGATCGTCAATTTCCAGATCGACCCGAACATGCCACAGGCCGAGGAAGTCTCGCAGATCACCGACGCCACCGAGCGCTTGGGTTATGTGGTCAAGCTGACCGAAGCCGCCGCCAACCGCACCATGGACCTGGTGGAAAGCGCAACACCCCTGGTCAACGGCCTGAGCGATGAAGCCCAGGCGTTGAGCACCGATTGGGGTCGGTTCATGCGTCGCGAAGTCGGCGCCGAGGAGTTTCGGGAGCTGGCCCGTCGGGTCGACGGTTTCCTGACGCGAAGCAGCACCGAGAACCGTGCCGTGGCGAGCAACCTCAACGACATTCTGCTGGCCCAGGATTACCAGGACCTGACCGGTCAGGTGATCAAGCGCGTGACCCAACTGGTCACCGAAGTGGAAAGCAATTTGCTCAAGCTGGTGTTGATGGCCAGCCAAGTCGACCGCTTTGCCGGCATCGAGCACGACCGTGAAGCGATGCTTGCTGAAAAAGATCCACAAAAACATCTCTCTCAGGGTGAAGGTCCGCAGATTCATGCCGATAAAAGAGAAGACGTTGTGTCCGGTCAGGACGATGTGGACGATTTGCTGTCCAGCCTTGGATTTTGA